From the genome of Candidatus Desulfarcum epimagneticum, one region includes:
- the fdhD gene encoding Sulfur carrier protein FdhD has product MKSGRQTEFYPVLRCGGEGAREDSLELINEEPLLIRVEGEPYSVVMRTPGEELFHAAGFCLAEGIADSPDDFASVGHCPDLDPNVVEVRVKPLRREKIARVLKRRGFVSQTSCGICGKEMLEDLKQELAPAETGFKTDSARLFDCVEKLYASQTWYPRTRGSHAAALFDRRLDMLSFAEDAGRHNALDKAVGKALMGRKLDRARALALSSRISYEMVQKAARARIPLIVSKSRPTALAADLGRDLGMTLAFSPKRSGLVIVCGRERVTIK; this is encoded by the coding sequence TTGAAATCCGGTCGTCAAACGGAATTTTACCCGGTTTTAAGATGCGGCGGGGAGGGGGCCCGGGAAGATTCCCTGGAGCTGATCAACGAAGAGCCCCTCTTGATCCGCGTGGAGGGCGAGCCCTACTCGGTGGTGATGAGAACCCCCGGGGAAGAGTTGTTTCACGCGGCGGGCTTCTGCCTGGCCGAGGGGATCGCGGACTCCCCGGATGATTTCGCATCAGTGGGGCATTGCCCGGACCTGGACCCCAACGTGGTTGAGGTCCGCGTCAAACCCCTGCGGCGGGAAAAAATCGCCCGGGTTCTTAAAAGAAGGGGCTTTGTCAGCCAGACCAGCTGCGGAATCTGCGGCAAAGAGATGCTGGAAGACTTAAAGCAGGAGCTGGCCCCCGCCGAAACCGGCTTTAAGACGGACAGCGCCCGGCTGTTTGACTGTGTCGAAAAACTTTACGCCAGCCAGACCTGGTACCCCCGGACCCGGGGCTCCCACGCCGCGGCGCTCTTTGACCGGCGTCTGGACATGCTGTCCTTCGCCGAGGACGCGGGCCGGCACAACGCCCTGGACAAGGCCGTGGGAAAAGCGCTCATGGGCCGAAAACTGGACCGGGCGCGGGCGCTCGCCCTGTCTTCCCGGATCAGCTATGAGATGGTCCAGAAGGCGGCCCGGGCCAGGATTCCCCTGATCGTCAGCAAATCCAGGCCCACGGCGCTGGCCGCCGATCTGGGGCGGGATCTGGGCATGACCCTGGCCTTTTCCCCGAAACGCTCCGGGCTTGTCATTGTGTGCGGGCGGGAGCGTGTGACCATCAAATAA
- a CDS encoding (2Fe-2S)-binding protein: MSEILLDIDGKKVAAKEGMTILEAAKNAGIHIPTLCHHEKLEPFGGCRLCIVEAGTGDRSRLVVSCVYTVEENLSVKTRSARIDRIRKTILELLLAHAPDSPELREMAEEYHAAPDRFEKEASFCVHCGLCVRYCAEIKQKNAVGFIGRGAGKEISFIPEVASVECRDCKECFPLCPTSYLQAVFALTEAIAFPPSSAGAAGENGP, from the coding sequence ATGAGTGAAATCCTTTTAGACATTGACGGAAAAAAAGTCGCGGCAAAGGAAGGGATGACCATTCTGGAGGCGGCGAAAAACGCGGGAATACACATTCCCACACTCTGCCATCACGAAAAACTGGAACCGTTTGGCGGCTGCCGGCTCTGCATCGTGGAAGCGGGGACGGGCGACCGCTCCAGACTCGTGGTGTCCTGCGTTTACACGGTGGAGGAAAATTTGTCGGTGAAAACCCGGTCCGCCAGGATCGACCGGATTCGCAAAACCATTCTGGAGCTTTTGCTGGCCCACGCCCCGGACTCTCCGGAATTGCGGGAAATGGCCGAAGAATATCACGCGGCCCCGGACCGTTTTGAAAAAGAGGCCTCATTTTGCGTTCATTGCGGCTTATGCGTCCGATACTGCGCGGAAATCAAGCAAAAAAACGCGGTGGGATTTATCGGCCGGGGAGCCGGGAAAGAAATCAGCTTTATCCCGGAAGTCGCCTCTGTGGAGTGCCGGGACTGCAAAGAATGTTTTCCGCTGTGCCCCACATCCTATCTCCAGGCGGTTTTCGCTTTGACCGAAGCCATTGCGTTTCCCCCGTCCTCTGCCGGCGCCGCCGGGGAGAACGGACCATGA
- a CDS encoding NADH dehydrogenase — translation MRINSPAELDQFRKGLVSKRDPNRTVISLCSGSACHATGSDEVAESLKEEIQKQGVDADVRRTGCHGFCERGPIVVIHPGEICYFQVKPGDIPEIISETVKQKKIIDRLLYTDPESGEKIVHESEIPFYKGQTRLVFGSNGAIDPKSLDDYLAIGGYGALAKVFSEMSPESVLEEIKKSNLRGRGGGGFPAGRKWEGTRNAPADIKYVIVNADEGDPGAYMDRSLLEGNPHSILEGLIIGAYAIGAREGYIYVRQEYPLAVENINLAIRQAEAYGLLGENILGSGFDFKALVHQGAGAFVCGESTALMTALEGRAGEPRPKYIRSNIKGLWEKPSVLNNVETWANVPLIISKGADWFTQFGTEGSKGTKIFSLVGKITNTGLVEVPMGMTLRDIIFKIGGGIPGGKKFKAAQTGGPSGGCIPEDLLDLPVGFDELAQAGSMMGSGGMIIMDEDTCMVDVARYFIEFLTDESCGKCVPCREGLRQMLRILTRITEGKGKQGDIELLEELSETAKEASLCALGGSAPNPFLSALRHFRDEYEAHIQDKRCPALSCKALIAYHIDPEKCAACMMCLKKCPADAIDGGKRKIHIIDQEKCVQCGACFEVCPSRFGAVGKISGEPPPPPVPEEKRAIKKKSGKNE, via the coding sequence ATGCGGATAAATTCACCAGCGGAGCTGGATCAATTCAGAAAGGGCCTTGTGTCCAAAAGAGACCCGAACAGGACCGTCATCTCGCTTTGCTCCGGATCGGCCTGCCATGCCACCGGAAGCGACGAAGTGGCCGAAAGCCTCAAAGAGGAGATTCAAAAGCAGGGCGTGGACGCGGATGTCAGGAGAACGGGCTGCCACGGCTTTTGCGAAAGGGGCCCCATTGTCGTGATCCATCCCGGGGAAATATGTTATTTCCAGGTCAAGCCCGGCGATATCCCCGAGATTATCTCCGAGACCGTCAAGCAAAAGAAAATCATAGACCGGCTTTTGTACACCGACCCGGAATCCGGCGAAAAAATCGTTCATGAATCCGAAATCCCCTTCTACAAAGGCCAGACGCGCCTGGTTTTCGGATCCAACGGGGCCATTGATCCCAAAAGCCTCGACGACTACCTGGCCATCGGCGGCTACGGCGCCCTGGCCAAAGTTTTTTCCGAAATGAGCCCTGAAAGCGTTTTGGAGGAAATTAAAAAGTCCAACCTGCGGGGCAGGGGCGGCGGCGGCTTCCCGGCGGGGAGAAAATGGGAGGGAACCCGAAACGCCCCCGCCGACATCAAATATGTCATCGTCAACGCGGACGAGGGCGACCCCGGGGCCTATATGGACCGAAGCCTTCTGGAGGGAAATCCCCACTCCATCCTGGAAGGGCTGATCATCGGCGCCTACGCCATCGGCGCGCGGGAGGGGTATATTTATGTGCGCCAGGAATACCCCCTGGCGGTGGAGAATATCAACCTGGCCATTCGCCAGGCCGAGGCGTATGGTCTGCTGGGCGAAAATATCCTGGGGTCGGGATTTGATTTCAAGGCGCTCGTCCACCAGGGCGCCGGCGCCTTTGTCTGCGGGGAGTCCACCGCCCTGATGACGGCCCTGGAAGGCCGGGCGGGAGAGCCAAGGCCCAAGTATATCCGCTCCAACATCAAGGGCCTTTGGGAAAAACCCAGCGTGCTGAACAATGTGGAGACCTGGGCCAACGTGCCTTTGATCATCAGTAAAGGGGCGGACTGGTTCACCCAGTTCGGGACGGAGGGAAGCAAAGGAACCAAAATTTTCTCCCTGGTGGGAAAAATCACCAACACCGGCCTGGTGGAAGTCCCCATGGGCATGACCTTGCGAGACATTATCTTCAAGATAGGCGGGGGCATTCCCGGGGGAAAAAAATTCAAAGCGGCGCAGACCGGGGGACCCTCCGGAGGATGCATTCCCGAAGATCTGCTGGATCTGCCGGTGGGGTTTGACGAACTCGCCCAGGCCGGCTCCATGATGGGATCAGGCGGAATGATCATCATGGACGAAGACACCTGCATGGTGGATGTGGCCCGTTATTTCATCGAATTTCTCACCGATGAATCCTGCGGGAAATGCGTCCCGTGCCGCGAGGGCTTGAGGCAGATGCTCCGGATACTCACCCGCATCACCGAGGGAAAGGGAAAACAAGGCGACATCGAGCTTCTGGAAGAGCTGTCCGAAACCGCCAAGGAGGCGTCCCTGTGCGCTTTGGGGGGCAGCGCGCCCAACCCCTTCCTGAGCGCCCTGCGCCATTTCAGGGATGAGTACGAGGCGCACATTCAAGACAAACGATGCCCGGCCCTGTCCTGCAAGGCGCTCATCGCGTATCACATCGATCCGGAAAAATGCGCGGCCTGCATGATGTGCCTGAAAAAATGCCCGGCGGACGCCATTGACGGGGGAAAAAGAAAAATCCATATCATCGACCAGGAAAAATGCGTCCAATGCGGCGCCTGCTTTGAAGTTTGCCCCTCCCGCTTCGGCGCCGTGGGGAAAATTTCCGGCGAGCCGCCGCCTCCCCCTGTGCCTGAAGAGAAAAGAGCCATAAAAAAAAAGAGCGGGAAAAATGAGTGA
- the hndA gene encoding NADP-reducing hydrogenase subunit HndA: MDMEKIDEIIDRHESLPSSLIQILLDIQSENRWLPKEALERVGEKLDVPLTRVQHIATFYKAFSLVPKGRHEIHICMGTACHVRGAGRALDAIQDQIGIKPGETDPDLKFSLDTVNCLGCCALGPVVEINGKTHGKVAPGQTADVLKNYE, from the coding sequence ATGGATATGGAAAAAATCGATGAAATTATTGACAGGCATGAAAGCCTGCCCAGCTCGCTGATTCAGATACTGCTGGACATTCAAAGCGAAAACCGCTGGCTTCCCAAAGAGGCCCTTGAAAGGGTGGGGGAAAAACTGGACGTCCCTTTGACACGGGTCCAGCATATCGCCACCTTTTACAAAGCCTTCAGCCTGGTTCCCAAGGGCCGCCATGAGATTCACATCTGCATGGGCACCGCCTGCCATGTCCGGGGCGCGGGGCGGGCGCTGGACGCGATTCAGGACCAGATCGGGATCAAACCCGGCGAAACCGACCCGGATTTAAAGTTCAGCCTGGACACGGTTAACTGCCTGGGCTGCTGCGCCCTGGGGCCGGTGGTGGAAATCAACGGAAAAACCCACGGCAAGGTGGCGCCGGGCCAAACGGCGGACGTGCTGAAAAATTATGAGTAA
- a CDS encoding Methyl-viologen-reducing hydrogenase subunit delta: protein MCSGRVDLEFILRAFSNGQDGVFIGGCRLDECNYVTHGNYDALSAARLCREIMTRVGLSPERLRIEFMSGGDGILLTRLIDDFTNQVKEMGPIGTGGEEDEKRWRPKIEAARQLVPYMKLAENRRLKPSVKSQEAYESFLNSEEWLRLFDELIADKLAIGQITRLLKESPLSAGEISKGLGISPSEVSSRMNASSRHGWVRYDVDARRYALARGAE from the coding sequence ATGTGCTCCGGAAGGGTGGACCTGGAGTTTATTCTCAGGGCCTTTTCCAACGGCCAGGACGGCGTGTTTATCGGCGGATGCCGGCTGGATGAGTGCAACTATGTCACCCATGGCAATTACGACGCGCTGAGCGCCGCGCGCCTGTGCCGGGAAATCATGACGCGCGTCGGCCTGTCCCCGGAGCGTCTCCGCATCGAATTCATGTCCGGCGGAGACGGCATTCTTCTGACCCGGCTCATTGACGATTTCACAAACCAGGTCAAGGAGATGGGGCCCATCGGAACGGGCGGGGAGGAGGACGAAAAGCGATGGCGGCCCAAAATCGAGGCCGCCAGGCAGCTGGTCCCCTACATGAAACTGGCGGAAAACCGGAGGCTGAAACCATCGGTCAAATCACAAGAGGCCTATGAGTCCTTCCTGAACAGCGAAGAGTGGCTCCGGCTCTTTGATGAGCTGATCGCCGACAAACTGGCCATCGGCCAGATAACGCGGCTTTTAAAAGAATCGCCCCTTTCCGCCGGGGAAATCTCAAAGGGCCTGGGCATCAGCCCCTCCGAGGTGTCCAGCCGCATGAACGCCTCATCCAGGCATGGATGGGTCCGATACGATGTGGACGCCAGGCGCTACGCCCTGGCCCGGGGCGCGGAATGA